One part of the Mycosarcoma maydis chromosome 18, whole genome shotgun sequence genome encodes these proteins:
- a CDS encoding putative DNA-directed RNA polymerase II polypeptide yields MSSLHFCAECNNLLYPEVDRTNHVLLYACRNCNYQQESRESLVYRNDLMSVTKEQPGIVDNLMKDPTLRRTHDLNCPNCGHSEAVLFQDQSKRIMNRMILFYVCCRCNHLFRDPAQPAPREGPGQVWNDRKKK; encoded by the coding sequence ATGTCGTCCCTTCACTTCTGTGCGGAATGCAACAACCTGCTCTATCCCGAAGTGGATCGAACCAACCACGTCCTTCTATACGCATGTCGCAACTGCAACTACCAGCAAGAATCGCGCGAATCGTTGGTGTACCGCAACGATCTCATGTCGGTGACGAAAGAACAACCGGGTATCGTGGATAACCTGATGAAGGATCCGACGTTGCGTCGAACGCACGATTTGAACTGTCCCAATTGCGGGCACAGCGAGGCGGTGCTGTTTCAGGATCAAAGCAAGCGCATTATGAACAGAATGATCCTGTTCTACGTGTGCTGTAGGTGCAATCATCTGTTCAGGGATCCTGCGCAGCCCGCGCCGAGAGAGGGCCCCGGCCAGGTGTGGAACGATAGGAAGAAAAAGTAA